One region of Qipengyuania sp. SS22 genomic DNA includes:
- a CDS encoding PilZ domain-containing protein: MDRRSQQRSQTQDNLRITIGGTGLRCAMRNLSLSGCMIECRDLIADVGTQVEVVLLPGYIAQGEVAWQLGESIGIFFLEPISLGVVRHFALDDWMLRSDWSAANWQSVKD, from the coding sequence ATGGACCGACGCAGCCAGCAGCGAAGCCAGACGCAGGACAATCTGCGGATCACGATTGGCGGCACCGGTCTGCGCTGTGCAATGCGCAATCTGTCGCTGTCGGGCTGCATGATCGAATGCCGCGACCTGATCGCCGATGTCGGTACGCAGGTCGAAGTCGTGTTGCTGCCCGGCTATATCGCGCAGGGCGAAGTCGCCTGGCAGCTGGGCGAAAGCATCGGCATCTTCTTCCTCGAACCCATCAGCCTGGGCGTGGTGCGCCACTTCGCGCTCGACGACTGGATGCTGCGCAGCGACTGGTCGGCAGCCAACTGGCAGTCGGTGAAGGACTGA
- a CDS encoding zinc-finger domain-containing protein, with protein MSLPPPEITKVTTRRVWCDGATDIRTGTNYKPAALGHPKVYLEIDEHGYVDCGYCDRRFVLEGGPADGVDQSQLMDISEGADPGHR; from the coding sequence ATGAGCCTGCCTCCACCCGAAATCACCAAGGTCACCACGCGGCGCGTGTGGTGCGACGGCGCGACCGACATCCGGACGGGGACGAACTACAAACCCGCCGCGCTTGGCCACCCCAAGGTCTATCTCGAGATCGACGAGCATGGCTATGTCGACTGCGGCTATTGCGATCGCCGCTTTGTCCTCGAAGGCGGGCCTGCCGACGGGGTCGACCAGTCGCAGCTGATGGACATTTCCGAAGGCGCGGACCCGGGCCACCGCTGA
- the nadB gene encoding L-aspartate oxidase codes for MTDTPHDVLVIGSGAAGLTAALALAQTKRVLVLAKGRLDSGSTAWAQGGIAAVLDAGDTFDNHIRDTMVAGAGLNDQETVEFVIERAPASIDRLCELGVPFNREEGDLHLTREGGHSHRRIVHVNDATGWAVQAALLKAAEENPNITLLPGQSCIDLVTGRNQADYSGSGRVWGAYALDEATGEVVTHVARATVMAAGGAGRVYQFSTAPRGATGDGIAMAWRAGARVSNMEMMQFHPTCLYNLEVKNFLITEAVRGEGGRLLNPVTGERYMEKYDPERMELAPRDIVARANDDQIKRHGLDYVHLDISHQPPEFVKEHFPTIHEKLLGLGIDMTKGPIPVVPAQHYTCGGVKIGLDAKTDLPGLWAAGECTESGLHGANRLASNSLLECFVFGEAAAKDILSCWDDLDDPPAILPWDASRVTDSDEEVVIKQNWTEIRRFMWNYVGIVRTTKRLERAGNRIEMMRKEVEDYYGSFRVTTDLIELRNLLDCADLIVTSALKRHESRGLHYIMDYPATDPVARDMVLVP; via the coding sequence ATGACAGACACCCCTCACGACGTCCTCGTCATCGGTTCGGGCGCCGCCGGACTTACCGCCGCGCTGGCGCTGGCGCAGACCAAGCGCGTGCTGGTGCTCGCCAAGGGCCGGCTCGACAGCGGCTCCACCGCATGGGCGCAGGGCGGCATCGCCGCCGTGCTCGATGCCGGCGACACATTCGACAACCACATTCGCGACACGATGGTCGCCGGGGCGGGTCTCAACGACCAGGAGACGGTCGAATTCGTGATCGAACGCGCGCCGGCCTCGATCGACCGCCTGTGCGAACTGGGCGTGCCCTTCAACCGCGAGGAAGGCGACCTTCATCTGACGCGCGAAGGCGGGCATTCGCACCGCCGCATCGTCCATGTGAACGATGCCACCGGCTGGGCGGTACAGGCGGCGCTGCTCAAGGCGGCGGAGGAAAACCCGAACATCACGCTGCTGCCGGGACAAAGCTGCATCGACCTCGTCACCGGGCGCAACCAGGCGGACTATTCGGGATCGGGCCGTGTGTGGGGCGCCTATGCGCTCGACGAGGCAACCGGCGAAGTGGTGACGCATGTTGCGCGCGCGACCGTGATGGCGGCGGGCGGGGCGGGACGCGTGTACCAGTTCTCGACCGCGCCGCGCGGCGCGACGGGTGACGGCATCGCCATGGCATGGCGCGCTGGTGCGCGGGTCTCCAACATGGAGATGATGCAGTTCCACCCGACCTGCCTCTACAATCTCGAGGTCAAGAATTTCCTCATTACCGAGGCAGTGCGCGGCGAGGGCGGGCGCTTGCTCAACCCCGTCACCGGCGAGCGCTATATGGAGAAATACGACCCCGAGCGGATGGAGCTCGCGCCGCGCGATATCGTGGCGCGCGCCAATGACGACCAGATCAAGCGCCATGGGCTCGACTATGTCCATCTCGACATCAGTCACCAGCCGCCCGAATTCGTGAAGGAGCATTTCCCCACGATCCACGAAAAGCTGCTCGGTCTCGGCATCGACATGACCAAGGGACCGATCCCGGTCGTGCCGGCGCAGCATTATACCTGTGGCGGGGTCAAGATCGGGCTCGATGCGAAGACCGACCTGCCGGGTCTGTGGGCGGCGGGCGAATGCACCGAAAGCGGCCTGCACGGCGCCAACCGGCTGGCCTCGAATTCGCTGCTCGAATGCTTCGTCTTCGGCGAGGCGGCGGCCAAGGACATCCTGTCGTGTTGGGACGACCTCGATGATCCGCCCGCGATCCTGCCGTGGGATGCCAGCCGCGTCACCGATTCGGACGAGGAGGTGGTGATCAAGCAGAACTGGACCGAGATCCGCCGCTTCATGTGGAACTATGTCGGTATCGTGCGCACCACCAAGCGGCTGGAACGCGCGGGCAACCGGATCGAGATGATGCGCAAGGAAGTGGAGGACTATTACGGGTCGTTCCGCGTCACCACCGATCTGATCGAGCTGCGTAACCTGCTCGATTGCGCAGACCTGATCGTGACCAGCGCGCTCAAACGCCACGAGAGCCGCGGGCTGCATTACATCATGGATTATCCCGCCACAGATCCGGTCGCGCGCGACATGGTGCTGGTACCCTGA
- a CDS encoding alpha/beta fold hydrolase: MPKAIANGIEIHYEEQGKKSDPPMLLIMGFGAQLTLWPDELVEALANHGFRVIRYDNRDIGLSHKFDGVKAPGLVKMTLLSKLGLKPKVPYTLADMADDGAGLLDTLGIEKAHIVGASMGGMIAQHFVSRHADKCLSLTTIFSTTGNPKLPPAKPEAMKALVTRPDSTDEKVLVEHGMMVARTIGSPGYPTDDERLRERTTASVRRGFYPEGPTRHLSAIVADGDRRGMLKDVTVPTLVLHGEDDPLVPCEGGRDTAASIPGAKLKTIPGWGHDLPLELVDELADAIAGHAKANAG, encoded by the coding sequence ATGCCCAAGGCAATCGCGAACGGGATCGAGATTCACTACGAGGAACAGGGCAAGAAGTCCGATCCGCCGATGCTGCTGATCATGGGGTTCGGCGCGCAGTTGACGCTGTGGCCTGACGAACTGGTCGAGGCGCTTGCCAACCACGGCTTCCGCGTCATTCGTTATGACAATCGCGATATTGGTCTCAGTCACAAGTTCGACGGGGTCAAGGCGCCGGGATTGGTCAAGATGACGCTCCTCTCCAAGCTCGGACTGAAACCCAAAGTGCCCTATACGCTGGCCGACATGGCCGATGACGGCGCCGGATTGCTCGATACGCTGGGGATCGAGAAGGCGCACATCGTCGGGGCAAGCATGGGCGGCATGATCGCGCAGCATTTCGTCTCGCGGCATGCCGACAAATGCCTCTCGCTCACCACGATCTTCTCGACCACCGGCAACCCCAAGCTGCCGCCCGCCAAGCCCGAGGCGATGAAGGCGCTGGTCACACGCCCCGACAGCACCGATGAAAAGGTGCTGGTCGAACACGGGATGATGGTCGCGCGCACGATCGGCTCACCCGGCTACCCGACCGACGACGAGCGTCTGCGCGAGCGCACCACCGCCAGCGTGCGGCGCGGTTTTTATCCCGAAGGGCCCACGCGGCATCTTTCGGCGATCGTCGCCGATGGCGACCGTCGAGGTATGCTGAAAGATGTCACTGTGCCGACGCTGGTCTTGCATGGCGAAGACGATCCGCTGGTGCCCTGCGAGGGTGGCCGCGATACGGCGGCTTCGATCCCCGGCGCCAAGCTGAAGACCATTCCGGGCTGGGGCCACGACCTGCCGCTCGAGCTGGTCGACGAGCTTGCGGATGCGATCGCCGGCCATGCCAAGGCGAATGCCGGCTAA
- a CDS encoding ABC transporter ATP-binding protein produces MTTPPAIKIDNLVKEYASPGPGAPPKLALKGVSFDVPQGGIFGLLGPNGAGKSTLINILAGLVRKTSGSAEVWGFDIAGNPRNAKRSIGIVPQEIVFDPFFTPFEVLENQAGFYGIPKAERRSEELLKAVHLWDKRDAYARTLSGGMKRRLLIAKAMVHSPPILVLDEPTAGVDVELRRQLWELVTELNREGVTVVLTTHYLEEAEQLCDRIAIINHGELIADKPTRELVDMAREKIVSITVDKDLGGPIMEPAFTKAEVIEPRRLEITYDRDKTSAGQVLALVQSHGYAIEDVTTREADLEDVFVQLTGAG; encoded by the coding sequence ATGACCACCCCACCTGCAATCAAGATCGACAATCTCGTCAAGGAATATGCCTCGCCCGGTCCGGGCGCACCGCCCAAGCTGGCGCTCAAAGGGGTCAGTTTCGACGTGCCGCAAGGCGGTATTTTCGGTCTGCTCGGTCCCAATGGCGCGGGCAAGTCGACGCTGATCAACATCCTTGCCGGGCTGGTGCGCAAGACCAGTGGCAGCGCCGAGGTCTGGGGTTTCGATATTGCGGGCAATCCGCGCAACGCCAAGCGGTCAATCGGTATCGTGCCGCAGGAAATCGTCTTCGATCCCTTCTTCACCCCGTTCGAAGTGCTGGAGAACCAGGCCGGGTTCTACGGCATCCCCAAGGCCGAGCGGCGCAGTGAGGAGCTGCTCAAGGCGGTACATCTGTGGGACAAGCGCGATGCCTATGCGCGCACGCTGTCGGGCGGGATGAAACGGCGGCTGCTGATCGCCAAGGCGATGGTCCATTCGCCGCCGATCCTGGTGCTCGACGAACCCACCGCCGGGGTCGATGTCGAACTGCGCCGCCAGCTGTGGGAACTGGTCACCGAACTCAACCGCGAGGGCGTGACCGTGGTGCTGACCACGCATTATCTCGAGGAAGCCGAACAGCTGTGCGACCGTATCGCCATCATCAACCACGGCGAACTGATCGCCGACAAGCCGACCCGCGAACTGGTCGACATGGCGCGCGAAAAGATCGTCTCGATCACGGTCGACAAGGATCTCGGCGGGCCGATCATGGAGCCGGCCTTCACCAAGGCCGAAGTGATCGAGCCGCGGCGGCTGGAGATCACCTATGACCGCGACAAGACGAGCGCGGGGCAGGTACTCGCGCTCGTCCAGTCACACGGCTATGCGATTGAGGATGTCACCACCCGCGAAGCCGATCTGGAAGACGTGTTCGTCCAGCTGACCGGCGCGGGCTAG
- a CDS encoding oxidoreductase: MTSPQAPVNSPFGYRSTARDVVAGVDLTGKIVVVTGGYSGIGTETVHALAGAGAQVIVGARRPDQAEDVLEGVSGDIAILPLDLSDPASIDGFAEAVADEAATIDILINNAAIMASPLARDARGYEMQFATNHLGHFQLAARLWPLLLADRGARVVALSSIGHRLNGLDLDDPNFEHRDYDKWLAYGQAKSANALFALQLDRLGEAQGVRAFAVHPGGIATPLQRHLTMEEQRAMGWYDEEGNVHEAFKSTEEGASTSVWCAVSPLLEGKGGVYCEDCDIAVPADPENPRGGGCWPHIRDEGLAEALWRKSEELTGVAFPG; the protein is encoded by the coding sequence ATGACCAGCCCGCAAGCCCCCGTGAACTCGCCCTTCGGCTATCGCTCGACCGCGCGCGATGTGGTCGCGGGTGTGGATCTCACGGGCAAGATCGTGGTGGTCACCGGCGGCTATTCGGGCATCGGCACCGAAACCGTCCACGCGCTGGCAGGCGCCGGGGCGCAGGTGATCGTCGGCGCACGGCGCCCCGACCAGGCGGAGGATGTCCTCGAAGGCGTGAGCGGGGATATCGCCATCCTCCCGCTCGACCTGTCCGATCCGGCCTCGATCGATGGCTTTGCCGAAGCTGTCGCCGACGAAGCCGCAACGATCGACATCCTGATCAACAATGCCGCGATCATGGCCAGTCCGCTGGCGCGCGATGCGCGTGGCTATGAAATGCAATTCGCGACCAACCATCTCGGCCATTTCCAGCTCGCCGCGCGGCTTTGGCCGCTGCTGCTCGCAGATCGCGGCGCGCGGGTGGTGGCGCTGTCCTCGATCGGGCACCGGCTGAACGGGCTCGACCTCGACGATCCGAACTTCGAGCACCGCGACTATGACAAATGGCTGGCCTATGGGCAGGCCAAATCGGCCAATGCGCTGTTCGCGCTCCAGCTCGACAGGCTGGGCGAGGCGCAGGGCGTGCGCGCCTTTGCCGTCCACCCGGGCGGTATCGCGACCCCGCTCCAGCGCCACCTCACCATGGAAGAGCAGCGCGCGATGGGCTGGTACGACGAGGAAGGCAATGTCCACGAAGCTTTCAAATCGACCGAGGAAGGCGCGTCGACCAGCGTGTGGTGCGCGGTCTCGCCGCTGCTCGAGGGCAAGGGCGGCGTCTATTGCGAGGATTGCGACATCGCCGTCCCCGCCGATCCCGAGAACCCGCGCGGCGGCGGCTGCTGGCCGCATATCCGCGACGAAGGCCTTGCCGAAGCGCTGTGGCGCAAGTCGGAAGAACTGACCGGGGTTGCCTTTCCCGGTTAG
- a CDS encoding NRAMP family divalent metal transporter, with protein MKRIGSILLWSAIAAAFIGPGTVTAAASAGAYTGAALLWAILFSGIATFTLQEFAGRLAVATGGDLATVLRRRYPTGFAHIATLLLVGGAILLGCAAYEAGNILGGAAGAMLAFDWPRAGVTLGLAVAAALLLLAGSPHSVARLMAVFVALMGGGFLLVALSLAPPAVGLLAGLVPTPGFADDPAALLAVLALVGTTVVPYNLFLGAALARGQSLGDMRFGLAVSVALGVVITAAILVVGTALAGEFSFAALGDVLDERVGGWARTGAGIGLLAAGISSAVTAPLAAALTARGLFGKADDPQWQARGWRFRAVWGAVLLVGLGFGLAEIRPAPAILAAQAFNGVLLPLVALFLLSAMNDAGLLGDRVNGLLANGFGLLVVGVAAMLGLTALARAAATLFGFDLPDPGLMLPAFALLGVFTGRAVMRRAPR; from the coding sequence ATGAAGCGTATCGGCTCGATCCTCCTGTGGTCCGCAATCGCGGCGGCATTCATCGGGCCGGGCACGGTCACGGCGGCTGCGAGCGCGGGGGCGTATACCGGCGCGGCGCTGCTGTGGGCGATCCTGTTCTCGGGCATCGCGACCTTCACACTCCAGGAATTTGCCGGACGGCTGGCAGTGGCGACGGGCGGCGATCTGGCGACCGTGCTGCGGCGCCGGTACCCGACCGGGTTTGCACATATCGCCACGCTGCTGCTGGTCGGCGGCGCGATCCTGCTGGGCTGCGCAGCCTATGAAGCGGGCAATATCCTCGGCGGCGCGGCGGGCGCGATGCTCGCCTTCGACTGGCCTCGGGCAGGCGTTACGCTCGGTCTGGCGGTGGCCGCTGCACTGCTCCTGCTGGCGGGATCGCCGCATAGCGTCGCGCGGCTGATGGCGGTCTTCGTCGCGCTGATGGGTGGCGGCTTCCTGCTCGTCGCGCTGTCGCTGGCGCCGCCTGCGGTCGGGCTTCTGGCGGGTCTCGTCCCGACCCCGGGTTTTGCCGACGATCCCGCCGCGCTGCTTGCGGTGCTGGCCTTGGTTGGGACGACGGTGGTGCCCTACAATCTGTTCCTCGGCGCCGCGCTGGCGCGCGGTCAGAGCCTGGGGGACATGCGTTTCGGCCTCGCGGTCTCGGTCGCGCTTGGCGTGGTCATCACCGCGGCGATCCTCGTGGTCGGCACGGCGCTGGCGGGCGAGTTTTCGTTCGCGGCGCTGGGCGATGTGCTGGATGAGCGGGTTGGCGGCTGGGCGCGAACGGGCGCCGGGATCGGGCTGCTTGCGGCAGGCATTTCCTCTGCCGTTACCGCCCCCTTGGCGGCGGCGCTGACCGCGCGCGGGCTGTTCGGCAAGGCGGACGACCCGCAGTGGCAGGCCCGTGGCTGGCGCTTCCGCGCGGTCTGGGGCGCGGTGCTGCTGGTCGGCCTCGGCTTCGGGCTGGCCGAGATTCGTCCCGCCCCGGCCATCCTCGCCGCGCAGGCTTTCAATGGCGTATTGCTACCGTTGGTCGCGCTGTTCCTGCTCTCAGCGATGAATGACGCAGGCCTGCTGGGCGATCGCGTCAACGGCCTGCTGGCCAATGGCTTCGGCCTGCTGGTGGTGGGGGTGGCCGCCATGCTCGGTCTGACCGCGCTGGCGCGCGCGGCGGCGACGCTGTTCGGATTCGACCTGCCCGATCCAGGCCTGATGCTGCCCGCCTTTGCCTTGCTCGGTGTGTTCACGGGTCGCGCAGTCATGCGCCGCGCGCCGCGCTAG
- the tldD gene encoding metalloprotease TldD, whose translation MTPATDPHALLYNQLDPEEAKALTARLLAPCDDGELYLQFMATESFAFDDGRLKTADYSRDSGFGLRGVSGETTGFAHANEISAASISRAGETLRLLDATTSPHAAPPERTNRHLYTDASPLDLVPFAEKVALLEKIDAVARAKDPRVAQVNASLSASWSAIDIIRADGFTARDIRPLVRLNVQIVAEANGRRETGSFGFGGRYLYDNLFDEGRWMNAVDEAVRQALVNLDSVAAPAGEQTVLLGPGWPGVLLHEAVGHGLEGDFNRKGTSAFAGRIGERVAAPGVTVIDDGSMTDRRGSLSIDDEGTPTRETVLIEDGILKGYMQDRLNARLMGVEATGNGRRQSYEHAPMPRMTNTFMQGGNDDPEELLSRVDDGIYATSFGGGQVDIVSGKFVFACTEAYKVEKGKIVAPIKGATLIGDGPTVLTKVRGIGNDMALDEGVGMCGKGGQSVPAGVGQPTLLIDGITVGGTA comes from the coding sequence ATGACGCCAGCGACCGACCCGCACGCCCTGCTCTACAACCAGCTCGATCCCGAGGAAGCCAAGGCGCTCACCGCGCGCCTGCTGGCCCCTTGCGACGATGGCGAGCTCTATCTGCAATTCATGGCGACCGAGAGTTTCGCCTTCGACGATGGACGTCTGAAGACCGCCGATTACAGCCGCGATTCGGGTTTCGGCCTGCGCGGTGTGTCGGGCGAGACCACCGGGTTCGCGCATGCCAACGAGATCAGCGCGGCCTCGATCTCCCGCGCCGGCGAAACGCTGCGCTTGCTCGACGCGACCACCTCGCCGCATGCCGCGCCGCCCGAGCGGACCAACCGCCATCTCTACACCGATGCCAGCCCGCTCGACCTCGTGCCCTTCGCCGAGAAGGTCGCGCTGCTCGAGAAGATCGATGCGGTGGCGCGCGCCAAGGATCCGCGCGTTGCGCAGGTCAATGCGAGCCTGTCGGCCAGCTGGAGCGCTATCGATATCATCCGCGCCGACGGTTTCACCGCGCGCGACATCCGCCCGCTGGTACGCCTGAACGTGCAGATCGTGGCGGAGGCCAATGGCCGCCGCGAAACCGGCAGTTTCGGTTTTGGCGGACGCTATCTCTACGACAATCTGTTCGACGAGGGCCGCTGGATGAACGCGGTCGACGAAGCGGTCCGCCAGGCGCTGGTCAATCTCGACAGCGTTGCCGCCCCGGCGGGCGAACAGACCGTTCTGCTCGGCCCGGGCTGGCCCGGCGTATTGCTGCACGAGGCGGTCGGCCATGGGCTCGAAGGCGATTTCAACCGCAAGGGCACCAGCGCCTTTGCCGGGCGCATCGGCGAGCGCGTCGCCGCTCCCGGCGTCACCGTGATCGACGATGGCAGCATGACCGATCGGCGCGGATCGCTGTCGATCGACGACGAAGGTACACCGACGCGCGAGACGGTGCTGATCGAGGACGGCATCCTCAAGGGCTATATGCAGGATCGCCTCAATGCCCGCCTGATGGGCGTCGAAGCGACCGGCAATGGACGCCGCCAATCCTATGAACATGCTCCCATGCCGCGGATGACCAACACCTTCATGCAAGGCGGCAACGACGACCCCGAGGAATTGCTCAGCCGCGTCGACGACGGCATCTATGCCACCAGCTTCGGCGGCGGACAGGTCGATATCGTCAGCGGCAAGTTCGTCTTCGCCTGCACCGAGGCCTACAAGGTCGAAAAGGGCAAGATCGTCGCGCCGATCAAGGGCGCAACGCTGATCGGTGACGGGCCGACCGTGCTGACCAAGGTGCGCGGTATCGGCAACGACATGGCGCTGGATGAAGGCGTGGGCATGTGCGGCAAGGGTGGACAAAGCGTGCCTGCGGGCGTCGGCCAGCCGACCTTGCTGATCGATGGCATCACCGTGGGCGGAACCGCCTGA